The following proteins come from a genomic window of Dreissena polymorpha isolate Duluth1 chromosome 1, UMN_Dpol_1.0, whole genome shotgun sequence:
- the LOC127856555 gene encoding uncharacterized protein LOC127856555 — protein MAFFTSSRVILRSKRHLFNKWGFDEDIEQNMTTSLHAVALLLVVVAAPVTFGMFVSMAENKLTLPNDSPKPIDKPVTETEERITDVEKDKRVFNTGFGEPDESATAIDNASKTNEASKTTAKTPTAEISETFSGYNNATMTAMSMKLKAYIKQIPIPVADSWRDVYLAYLRFLSEKIRQYGDIKQYNEGHNGHSQHYLSMIQDRIDKLTDAPKDASDRDDRNNNDTDLADGEKIGKVKRTNTQADDEKTHERDKTLFNKDVDKHLGSAMNPKETQSQKVEAPSNASEEQITDDDMNQQDAFADVDVTDQADSTVESTTNTYGVRKKRQANDTIVNENTDNANIDALNPTTLIPTETQASVTQEVTVLDDYLFSVNSFLGRWLGGTGEDVALPRIPRDCLYTKDDDLMECDPQTQTIVLRMRRQRFPESTCPPRIIVPCVEYTRGPPPGRQDFSDRPPETSDAPLPVDTGPGPPQGRTGFPGRPSVNLNIPFMDIIPDGCRYTPDRGSTCDPETNSIILRLRGARSPRDNCPSNLIRTRCLTSITEDHVPENVPFTPNRDEIPFYEQVPPDCIYEQRRACDSGTLITTLSLRRPRRRQARCDPVIHAPCATQLQRRRRQADDKSVDIPTRTDEATDEADSSGSSVRVFQTPPRGCFYLPSGPCDYSLLSRPMTRMFGSQDCPRKIQLRCTVTGVLSMRTLSHPFPEKMAASEALTGSNVIPVISAIPTGCNYVTEDESVCKTEAGTGFVRMRNLFFSSRRCPPRVRVPCASIKPAKRHLSGLAPEVVRQAVATSL, from the exons ATGGCTTTCTTTACTTCATCTCGAGTCATCCTAAGGTCAAAACGGCATCTGTTTAATAAATGGGGTTTCGATGAAGATATTGAGCAAAAT ATGACGACGTCCTTGCACGCGGTCGCGCTGTTACTTGTCGTGGTGGCCGCCCCAGTTACGTTTGGGATGTTTGTATCCATGGCTGAAAATAAACTCACCCTTCCAAATG ACTCGCCTAAACCTATTGATAAACCGGTCACTGAAACGGAAGAGCGAATAACGGACGTCGAGAAGGACAAACGTGTCTTTAATACTGGTTTTGGTGAGCCTGATGAGTCTGCTACAGCTATTGACAACGCATCAAAGACGAACG AGGCATCGAAAACAACGGCAAAGACACCCACCGCTGAAATATCAGAAACCTTTTCTGGTTACAACAATGCAACGATGACTGCCATGTCAATGAAACTAAAAGCATACATTAAGCAAATACCTATACCAGTAGCAGATTCTTGGAGAGATGTGTACTTAGCTTATCTAAGGTTTCTTTCCGAGAAAATTCGGCAATATGGAGATATTAAACAATACAATGAGGGACACAATGGTCACAGTCAGCACTACCTTTCCATGATTCAAGATCGCATTGATAAACTAACGGATGCACCTAAAGATGCGTCTGATCGTGATGATCGTAATAATAACGATACAGATCTTGCGGATGGAGAAAAGATCGGAAAAGTAAAACGTACCAATACACAAG caGATGATGAAAAAACTCATGAACGTGACAAAACATTATTCAACAAAGATGTTGACAAACATCTGGGATCAGCAATGAATCCTAAGGAAACGCAATCTCAGAAGG TTGAGGCACCTTCCAATGCGTCAGAAGAGCAAATAACAGACGATGATATGAACCAACAAGATGCTTTTGCTGATGTTGATGTGACTGACCAGGCTGATTCAACTGTTGAGAGCACAACAAACACATACG GGGTGCGCAAAAAGCGTCAAGCAAATGACACCATCGTAAATGAAAACACAGATAACGCTAACA TTGATGCCCTGAATCCCACGACATTGATTCCAACAGAAACCCAGGCTAGCGTAACACAAGAAGTGACAG TTTTAGACGACTATCTGTTCAGCGTTAATAGCTTTCTCGGTCGATGGTTAGGTGGGACGGGAGAAGACGTTGCTTTGCCTCGGATACCAAGAG ACTGCTTGTACACGAAAGACGACGACCTTATGGAGTGCGATCCTCAGACGCAGACGatcgtactgcgcatgcgcagaCAGCGGTTCCCTGAGAGCACTTGCCCGCCCCGAATCATCGTCCCGTGCGTCGAATATACTAGAG GACCTCCTCCTGGTAGACAAGATTTCTCCGACCGGCCGCCAGAAACGAGTGACGCACCTTTGCCAGTAGACACTGGGCCTG GGCCTCCTCAAGGAAGAACGGGTTTCCCTGGCAGACCCTCCGTCAATCTGAACATACCATTTATGGATATCATACCAGATG GTTGTCGGTACACACCAGATCGCGGTTCGACCTGTGACCCCGAAACAAACTCCATTATTTTACGATTACGCGGTGCACGCTCGCCAAGAGATAACTGCCCTTCCAATTTGATTCGCACCCGCTGTTTAACCAGCATTACAG AAGACCATGTTCCCGAAAATGTACCTTTCACGCCCAACCGGGACGAAATTCCATTCTACGAACAGGTACCTCCAG ATTGCATATATGAACAAAGAAGAGCATGCGATTCGGGAACGCTAATTACCACACTGAGCCTTCGCAGACCGCGCAGGAGGCAGGCCCGCTGTGACCCAGTTATCCATGCACCATGTGCCACTCAACTGCAGCGCAGACGGAGGCAGGCAGACGACAAATCCGTTGACATCCCAACTCGGACAGACG AAGCAACTGACGAAGCCGACTCCTCTGGTAGCAGTGTCAGAGTGTTTCAAACGCCACCAAGAG GCTGTTTCTATCTTCCGTCGGGACCGTGTGACTACTCACTCCTCTCTCGACCAATGACCCGAATGTTCGGATCGCAGGATTGTCCCCGAAAAATACAGCTACGGTGCACTGTTACTGGCGTGCTAAGTATGCGAA CCTTATCTCATCCGTTCCCCGAAAAGATGGCAGCTAGTGAAGCGCTAACAGGAAGTAACGTCATCCCAGTTATCAGTGCCATCCCAACAG GTTGCAACTACGTGACAGAAGACGAATCAGTGTGTAAAACGGAAGCAGGAACTGGTTTTGTGCGCATGCGCAATCTGTTCTTCTCATCTAGGAGATGTCCCCCAAGAGTACGCGTCCCTTGCGCCTCAATTAAACCAG CGAAGAGGCACTTGAGCGGGCTTGCACCGGAAGTGGTACGACAGGCGGTCGCGACATCTTTGTAG